One part of the Solanum dulcamara chromosome 3, daSolDulc1.2, whole genome shotgun sequence genome encodes these proteins:
- the LOC129881858 gene encoding low affinity inorganic phosphate transporter 3, with the protein MAKDQLQVLNALDVAKTQLYHFTAIVIAGMGFFTDAYDLFCISLVTKLLGRIYYHHEGAPKPGILPSGISAAVNGVAFVGTLLGQLFFGWLGDKMGRKKVYGMTLMIMVICSIASGLSFGKTPNGVIATLCFFRFWLGFGIGGDYPLSATIMSEYANKKTRGAFIAAVFAMQGFGILTGGIVALVVAGAFKNAYPAPIYLVNGKDSTPPQADIVWRIILMFGAIPALLTYYWRMKMPETARYTALVAKNATKAAKDMSKVLNVEIEAEEDKIDKIVEERGNNFGLFTKEFLRRHGLHLLGTTSTWFLLDIAFYSQNLFQKDIFSKIGWIPHPETMNALDEVFKIAKAQTLIALCSTVPGYWFTVAFIDKMGRFAIQLMGFFFMTVFMFALAIPYNHWTKKENRIGFVIMYSLTFFFANFGPNATTFVVPAEIFPARLRSTCHGISAAAGKAGAIVGAFGFLYAAQSTDPSNVDAGYPTGIGVKNALIVLGCVNFLGMLFTLLVPESKGKSLEEMSKENEGEEEITKEGNGQTISV; encoded by the coding sequence ATGGCTAAAGATCAATTACAAGTACTAAATGCCCTTGATGTTGCCAAGACACAATTGTATCATTTCACAGCAATTGTAATAGCTGGAATGGGATTTTTCACTGATGCATATGACCTTTTCTGTATTTCACTTGTCACGAAATTGCTCGGTCGAATTTACTATCATCATGAAGGTGCACCTAAGCCAGGAATTCTCCCTTCTGGCATCTCAGCTGCAGTCAATGGTGTCGCGTTTGTTGGGACCCTCTTGGGCCAGTTGTTTTTCGGGTGGCTAGGTGATAAAATGGGAAGGAAGAAAGTATATGGAATGACACTTATGATTATGGTCATTTGCTCCATTGCCTCAGGACTTTCTTTTGGTAAAACACCTAATGGTGTTATTGCTACATTATGTTTTTTTCGATTTTGGCTTGGTTTTGGTATTGGTGGCGATTACCCTTTATCTGCTACCATTATGTCTGAATACGCGAATAAAAAGACACGTGGAGCTTTTATTGCTGCGGTTTTCGCTATGCAaggttttggtattttgactgGTGGAATTGTTGCACTTGTTGTTGCTGGTGCATTTAAAAATGCTTACCCTGCACCAATTTATTTAGTGAATGGTAAAGATTCAACACCTCCTCAAGCTGATATTGTATGGAGAATTATTCTCATGTTTGGTGCTATACCGGCTTTGCTTACTTATTATTGGCGTATGAAGATGCCTGAGACAGCGCGTTACACAGCCTTAGTAGCCAAGAATGCTACCAAGGCTGCTAAGGATATGTCCAAAGTGTTGAATGTTGAAATTGAAGCAGAGGAGGATAAAATTGACAAGATTGTTGAAGAAAGAGGGAACAATTTTGGTTTGTTTACTAAGGAATTTCTTCGTCGCCATGGTCTTCATTTGCTAGGAACAACTAGTACATGGTTTTTACTAGATATTGCTTTCTACAGTCAGAATCTTTTTCAgaaagatatttttagtaaaattgGATGGATACCTCATCCAGAGACGATGAACGCGTTGGATGAGGTTTTCAAAATTGCAAAAGCACAAACTCTTATTGCACTTTGTAGTACTGTACCTGGTTACTGGTTTACTGTTGCATTCATCGATAAAATGGGTCGATTTGCAATTCAATTGATGGGGTTTTTCTTCATGACAGTTTTCATGTTCGCGTTAGCCATACCATATAATCAttggactaaaaaggaaaacagAATTGGTTTTGTGATCATGTACtcacttacctttttcttcgcGAATTTTGGTCCAAATGCTACAACATTTGTTGTACCCGCGGAGATTTTTCCAGCTAGGCTAAGATCAACGTGCCACGGGATATCAGCTGCAGCTGGTAAAGCTGGTGCAATTGTTGGTGCATTTGGATTTTTGTATGCTGCTCAATCTACTGATCCATCAAACGTCGACGCGGGTTATCCAACTGGTATAGGTGTGAAAAATGCACTTATTGTTTTAGGTTGTGTTAATTTTCTTGGAATGTTGTTCACATTATTAGTACCTGAATCTAAAGGAAAATCATTGGAGGAAATGTCAAAGGAAAATGAAGGAGAAGAGGAAATAACTAAGGAGGGAAATGGACAAACAATTTCAGTTTAA
- the LOC129883133 gene encoding low affinity inorganic phosphate transporter 1 — MAKDLQVLNALDIAKTQLYHFTAIVIAGMGFFTDAYDLFCISMVTKLLGRIYYHEDHALKPGSLPPNVAAAVNGVAFCGTLTGQLFFGWLGDKLGRKKVYGMTLMIMVICSIASGLSFGHTPKSVMTTLCFFRFWLGFGIGGDYPLSATIMSEYANKKTRGAFIAAVFAMQGFGILAGGMVAIILSAAFKGAFPAPAYQDAPLASTVSQADFVWRIILMFGAIPAGLTYYWRMKMPETARYTALVAKNLKQAANDMSKVLQVEIEAEPEKIETVSEAKGANEFGLFTKEFLRRHGLHLLGTASTWFLLDIAFYSQNLFQKDIFSAIGWIPPAQTMNALEEVYKIARAQTLIALCSTVPGYWFTVAFIDRIGRFKIQLMGFFFMTVFMFALAIPYHHWTLKDNRMGFVIMYSLTFFFANFGPNATTFVVPAEIFPARLRSTCHGISAAAGKAGAMVGAFGFLYAAQPSDPKKTDAGYPPGIGVRNSLIVLGCVNFLGMVFTFLVPESNGKSLEVLSRENEGEEEQSEAEMRATSGRTVPV; from the coding sequence TTTGCAAGTGCTAAATGCACTAGATATAGCAAAGACACAATTGTATCACTTCACAGCAATTGTGATTGCTGGCATGGGCTTCTTTACTGATGCTTATGACCTTTTCTGCATTTCTATGGTCACTAAATTGCTTGGCCGCATTTACTACCATGAAGACCATGCATTGAAACCTGGCTCTCTGCCCCCTAATGTAGCAGCAGCTGTTAATGGAGTCGCCTTCTGTGGCACCCTTACTGGACAATTGTTTTTCGGGTGGCTCGGAGATAAGCTTGGAAGAAAGAAAGTCTATGGAATGACCCTTATGATTATGGTCATTTGTTCAATTGCCTCCGGGCTTTCATTTGGTCATACACCAAAAAGTGTTATGACTACGCTTTGTTTCTTCAGATTCTGGCTAGGATTTGGCATTGGTGGTGATTATCCCCTTTCTGCCACCATCATGTCTGAGTATGCTAACAAAAAGACTCGTGGAGCATTCATTGCTGCTGTGTTTGCTATGCAAGGTTTCGGAATTCTGGCTGGTGGAATGGTGGCAATCATTCTGTCTGCAGCATTCAAGGGTGCATTCCCTGCACCAGCATATCAGGATGCTCCTCTTGCTTCAACAGTCTCTCAGGCTGATTTCGTGTGGCGTATTATTCTCATGTTTGGTGCTATCCCTGCTGGACTTACTTATTACTGGCGTATGAAGATGCCTGAAACCGCCCGTTACACTGCCTTGGTGGCCAAGAACTTGAAACAGGCAGCTAACGACATGTCCAAGGTGTTGCAAGTCGAAATTGAAGCAGAGCCAGAGAAAATTGAGACTGTTTCTGAAGCAAAAGGAGCCAATGAATTTGGTTTGTTCACTAAGGAGTTCCTCCGTCGCCATGGACTTCACTTGCTCGGAACTGCTAGCACGTGGTTCTTGTTGGACATTGCTTTCTACAGTCAAAACCTTTTCCAGAAGGACATTTTCAGTGCAATTGGATGGATTCCACCAGCACAAACAATGAATGCATTGGAAGAAGTTTACAAGATTGCAAGGGCACAAACTCTTATTGCTCTTTGCAGTACTGTTCCTGGTTACTGGTTCACAGTTGCATTCATCGATAGAATTGGTCGATTCAAAATTCAGTTGATGGGATTCTTCTTCATGACAGTCTTCATGTTCGCCTTAGCCATTCCATACCATCATTGGACTCTCAAGGATAACAGAATGGGCTTCGTTATCATGTACTCACTCACCTTTTTCTTTGCTAATTTCGGTCCAAACGCCACAACATTCGTTGTTCCCGCAGAGATTTTCCCAGCGAGGCTGAGGTCCACATGCCATGGAATATCAGCAGCAGCAGGAAAAGCAGGAGCCATGGTTGGTGCATTCGGATTCTTGTACGCTGCTCAGCCCTCGGATCCAAAAAAGACTGATGCCGGTTACCCTCCTGGCATTGGTGTGAGGAACTCGCTGATTGTCCTAGGTTGCGTTAACTTCCTTGGTATGGTGTTCACATTCTTGGTGCCAGAATCCAATGGGAAGTCATTGGAAGTTTTGTCAAGGGAAAATGAAGGGGAAGAAGAGCAAAGTGAAGCTGAAATGAGGGCAACTAGTGGAAGGACAGTTCCTGTTTAA